The genomic segment ATCTTTTCCAACTTCACGTAAAAAGTCAATCATTGAAAATTTTCCTAATCAGTCTTTGTTGTTTTTAAACTCAACACCTTTAATAATTGATTTTAATTGTTTTTCAATACTATTAAAGTTTTTCAATAATTGTTCATTTGTTTGAAGTTGTCTTTCATCAGATTTAAATGATGGGTCACCTATCATACCAGTTCCACCGCCAACTAAAGCTATTGCTTTAAAACCAAAATCTGAAAACCTTTTTAGCATTATTATCATCATTAGGTGGCCAACATGTAAAGAATCAGCTGTTGGATCAAAACCGCAATAAACTGCGGAATGATTTTTTTCAGCTTTTAATAGTCTTTCTTCATTTGTTATTTGTTTTATCAATCCTCTTCATTGCAATTCTTTTAATATACTCATGTTTATCCCCTTTATTGAAATCTAATTAACCTATTAGACTCAATGTTTTCTCTTCCAAATTTAGCTTCTTTTTTACCATTTATTAAAACAGCATCGCCTGTGAAACTAATATTTATTTTAGCTAACATTGCACCAACTCCATAAATGTCAACAGGTGTTTTGTTTTCCTCAAATTCTTTTATTTTATCCACAGTTAAACCTGATGAAACAATAATCTTGACGTGTTTGTGACCATTTTTATCAAGGGCATTTCTAACTTCTTTAATCAAATAATGATTAACACCATTTAAATTTGCATCACTTGGATAATTATTTTTATTTCTTTCAAGAAATTTATCTATTAAATTTGCAGATGTATCAATTCTAACTGCTCATAATTTTTCTTTAAAATAATTTGCTACTTTTACAGCGTCATTTACACAATCATTATTGTAATCTATTAATGATAATAAATTATTTTCAGGAAATGTATCATAAAATGCCTGAGTTGCTTTTATAATATCTCCTTCAAAAGATTGTATCAAAGCATGAGGCATTGTACCTGATGGTTTTTTCACATTTTCATCATCAATCAAACTAACAGCAGCTTCAGTTACAAACATTCTGATTCCACCAACATAAGATGCATAACCATCTGTGGCTAGTGTCTGATAAGAATCTGCTCTATCCATCATATTTAAAATTGGTTTCCCATTTGAAGCTAAAACTATGGATGCAGAATTTGTAGATATTGATGAATTTCTAGCTAAAATTCCATCAATCATTCCTTCTAATCAACCATAATCAATATATTTACCTTCAATTTTTAAAACCGGTTCTTGATTACTTATTATATCTCCATCTTTTAAGCCTCAAATTTTTAATTCTTTAAAATTTGGGCAAGCAAATTGAAGAAGCTGTAAAACTTCTTCAATTCCACAAAGAACAACATTATCTTTTCTTTGAAAAAACTGCATAGTTACATTTTGCTCAATTTTTTGTTCAGATAATATTTTTTGAGTTTTTTTAAAATAGTCTGCTATGTAAAAACCTTCTTTAATTTTTTTATCAAAACTAATTTTTTTCATCATTAACCCTTCAAAAATCAAAACCAACTTTGTTTTGATAATAACTATCTAATTCTACTATTCCATTATTATTAAAACCCTCTAATTTTAATTCTGCTGCGCTACATAGCATGCCGTTAGATTCATAACCACGTAACTTACCATTTACAATTAATTTTCCATCAGGTAATCATGATCCAGGCAAACAAACAATAACAAAAATCCCCTCTCTGGCATTAGAAGCTCCGCAAACAACATTTAAATTTAGACCTTCTCCAATATTAACCTTGCAAGCATTTAAATGTGTTTGTGGAATTGACTCACAATAATCAATTTGCCCAATAACAAATTGATTATTCAACGTTAATTTGCATTCTAAATTAATTTTTTTATTAACAAATTCAATAATTTCAGTATCTGTTGAGGTAATAAAACTTTTATTTATTTTAATTTCGACATCTAAAATATTAAAACCAACTATAACTCCATCTTTTTTTAAAATTGATAAATTTTTTGTAGTTTGTATTTGGTTATGTTTTTCATTTTTCATACAGACCATTAAGGTGTTAAATTGTTTATTATAAAACATTCCACATTTTTGAATCATTTAGCGCCGCCTTTACTTTATTTGGTATTTATATTATATAATTATATTAACAAATTTTGATTTTAGATAGGAGAAATATGAAAATAGCGATTCTTACTGATTCTTCATATGATGGAGATATAAGTAAAATAAAAGACCTTTATTTGGTGCCTCTTCTAATAGTTGAAGATGATGGCACAACGCATTTGTGTGATGAAAACTTTGATAAAGATAAATTTTATAAAATGTTAGAATCACAACATTTAAAAACTGCACAAACTACACCAGGATTAATGATGGAAATGTGAGATAAGTTGTTAAAAGAATATGATCAAGTTATTTTCTTACCAATTTCAAAAGGCCTTAGTGGGCAATTTAACACTTTTAGATTTTTTAGTGAAAGTGAAGAAAATTACAAAGATAAAGTATTTGTTTGTGATACAAACGCTGTAAGTATAGCTATGCAAGAAATTGTTGAAAATGTTGCTTTTTGAATAGCACAAAAGAAAACTGGTTTTGAAATAGTCGAATTGGTTAAAAAAAGAAGCGAACAGCTAATTGGATTTATTATCCCAAGAAATTTAAACACATTAAAAAGAGGCGGTCGTATTTCACCAGCTGCTGCTAGTTTAGCTAAGATGTTGAAAATTGTTCCAATATTGAGATATAACGGAATTATTGATAAAGAAAAAGTTGCAAGGACACGCAAAAAAGCAATAAATGAAGCTTTAGATTTAATAAAAAACGAAATTAAAAATATTAAGCTTATTAACATATCTTATTCAAGAATGAGCATAGAAGAATTAGAAGATTTAAAATATTTGATTAGCACAAAAGGTTTTGAAATTAATATTTCATCAGAGTTATCTCCTGTAATTGCAGCGCATACAGGAGAAGGAACAATTGCGCTATTAGCATATAAAGGAGAAATATAATGAAAATTGGAATTTTAATTGATAGTTCGTCAGTTTATGACCCTAAAATTTTTGAAGGAACTTGTGTTGAAGTCCTTCCTCTACATATAAATTTGGCAAATGATAAAGATTTTTTAGATAACATTGAAAATTTTAAAAAATATGAAGTTTTAAAGTTATTAAATGATGATGGTGAAGCCAAAACAAGTCAAGCTAGTCCTGGTGAAGTTGAAAAGAAATATGATGAAATGTTAAAAAAATATGATCATATAATACATATACCTCTAGCTAACAATCTTTCAAGTATGTTTCAAACATCTCTTATGGTAGCAAATGATGAAAAATTTGAAGGAAAAGTGACAATTTATTTTAATGAAAAAATGGCTGCTCAAGTTGTCGAAAGAGCAGTTTTAAGATTAAGTGAAAAGCTGAAAAGTTCTAAAATAAAAAATCTTAAAGAAGTTAAGGCTTTTCTTGATGACTGATATGAAAATTGTATGACAATTTTCATTCCAGGAGACTTGAAAAGAATGGCTAATAGTGGTAGAGCAAAATCAATGTTAGTGTCTGTATTATCTTTTTTAAAAGTAAAAGTTGTTATGCGATGAAATAGCAAACCTACAAAAGAAGGTGTTTTTAGAACATATAGCTCTGTAGCTGAAAAAATTTCAGAAATATATCTTAAAGAGTTTGGATCTAATTTTAAAATTGTATTTGCAAGAAGCGAATTAGCTAAAAACAAAACTATAGATTTAATTAGAAATGAATTTAATAATAGAAAAATTAAATTTGAAGAAGAATTAATGCCTAACATTTTTTTAGTTCACGGTGGTGTTGAAAGTTTAGCTTTTTTAGTTTTTAGAAAATAAAAAATCGTTCTTGGAACGATTTTTTTTACTTAATGGCAGAGGCAGCAAGACTCGAACTCGCGACACTTGGTTTTGGAGACCAATGTTCTACCAACTGAACTATGCCCCTAATAAAAAAACACCGATTTGGTGCTTGCTTGTGAATGGCAGGGGCAGCAAGACTCGAACTCGCGACACTTGGTGTTGAAGACCAATGTTCTGCCAACTGAACTATGCCCCTAATAAAAAACTCACTTATTTAATTATATTTTAAAAAGATACTTTTTTCAATTACAAATTAACTTAATTACTATTTAAACGGCAATTTTTGCAAGTTACATGAATTTCAATTTTGACATGTTCAATTTTTGTATTTTTATTATCTACTAATGGCTCAAAGTTTTTAATATCTCAAAGTTTTTCTATTTCTTCTGAAACATGATCAACACTATAACAACTATCACACTTTATATGTATAGATTTTAAAGAGGGCAACTCATAACCTATATTTTTTCCATCAAAAGTATTAGAAAAAATTATATGTTTCTTTAAAAATAGGTCCATTGTATTGTAAACACTCATAGCATTAATAGATTTATTATTTTTTTGAAGCTCTTCAATAATTTCTTGTGTACTTAAATGATTATTTTTTAATAAAACTTTAATGATTTTAATACGTATATCTGTAAGTTTTATTTTGTTTTGTTTTAATTCATTTATCACTGCTTCATATCTAAAATCTTCTTTTATAAATTTAGGCATTTTTTAAAAGTTTTTCTATTTCTATTTCTAAATCACCAATTGTTTTTATCGATAACAAAATATCATCAGAAACATAAACATTAAGTTTTTCTTCTAAAACTGTTATCATATCCATTAAGTCAAGAGAATCAAGGCCCATAGCTAAAAATTTTGTATTTTTTGTTAAAGCTACTTTAACACCTCTTTTTTTAATTTCTTTTAATATTTCATTGTTTATATTCATAATTTCACCTTTTACTTTATTATATAACAAACTTTTTTTGTAAGTTATAAAATCAGGAGTACTGTTTATTTTTATGCACTAATTTAACAACTACTTGTGTTTTATTTCATTCAAATGTAATTTTGTTGATTGATGCTTGTGATTGAAGTTTTCTTAAAAACAATAATTCAAAATTTTGAATGTCAATCTCAGCTTTTTTATTAATGAATGATGTCCACTCGTTTTGTGAAAACATTACTTTATTTATTAAAAAATCTTTTTCATTTTTAGATTCTAAATTTAAGTTTAAATTTTTAAAACCTAAATAAAGACTAGCAACTGATGTACTTACTAATAAAAATGACAAAATTAATGATAAAAACTTTTTATACCTCATATTTTTTAAGTTCCTCTTTTAATTCTTTATTATTTAAAAAATTTATATTGTTTCAGAAAATTTTGTCAAGCTGAAGTTTTTTAAAACTGGTCTTTTTAAAATCAAATTCAAATTTTTGATTTCATTCATAGTATTTGGAAAAAGTATTTAAAGGAATTTCAAATTCAATTTTTTTACCCAATAAATCAATTTTAAAAATTAAAGTTTGTTCTTTACTTCAACTAAATGGATTAAAAACTATAGTTTCATATTTAGAGCTTTTTTTCAGTTCTATTAATTTTGTACTTTCATCTAAAACTCATTTATTTTTACTTTTTAAATAAAAATTTCCATCATTGTTTTTTTCAAATTCAAAATCTAAACTACCTTGGTAATTTTTTTTAAAATCATTTTTGTCAGAAAACAATATTTCGCCTACTTTGAATAAAGGGGAAATTGTATTATTTTTGACTTGCGAAACTATTTCAGAGACTCTTGAATTGTTTAAAATTCTTTTAGGTATATTGTCAAAAAATTCATTATTTATTTCTAATAGATGTTCATAAGATTTATTGACGGTTAATGGCTGTAAAATAATTTTTGAAAAGCTTTTTAAAATATTAACTGATTTAAAAAATTGATTTTTTTCGTTTCAGTTTGGCAAATACATTACAATATTTTGCTCAAGTTCTGATCCACCATTTGAACTTAAATCTATTGTTATTTGCCCTTTACCTTTAAAATCAAAACTATTTTCTTTGTAAGAATTACCAAAATTAATGTAAATAAGGTTATTATTTACCATTTCTACAGGAATATTATACTCTATTTCTTTAAAATTGTTTTCTGCGTTATTATCTATTGTTATTTGCTTTGAATATTTAGTGTTTGACTTAATTTCTTTTAAAGTTTTAGACTCATATAATTTAAAATCTAAATTATCAAAACTTTTAATGTTTTTTAGGTCTGACTTTTTAACAAAGTTTGGATTATAATTTAAATTTATGAACATTTTATAATACCCCTTATTATTTACAAGAAAAGGCCTATTAATAAATATTATTTCTGGTGATAATATAGATTGATTTGATATTGTTATAAAATTATTCACAATAATGTTTGAATTTTCTATTTCTTGATTGTTTATTTGATAAGTTTGCATAGATTTCCCCTCTATAACTTATTAAGCAAAAAACAAAAAAACAAATCAAATTGATTTGTTTATTAGTTAAATTATTTAATTGCTTCTTTTGCAATAATGTAAACTTCTTGAAGTTTATTACATGATTCATTAAATTTTGCAATTTCAGATTCTTCAAGTTTTCATTCAATAATTCTTTCTCATCCATTACTTGATAATACAGCAGGTACTCCTGTATAAAAACCAGATTGCCCATATTCACCCTCAAGTTTGGCACTGATCATATAAGTTGTTTTTTCATCTCTTAAGATGGCTGAAGATAATTGAGTTAATGAAACACCAATTCCATAAAATGTTGCTCCTTTTCTTTCAATTATTTCATATGCCATATGAGCAGCTTGATATCATGCATCTTCAAGTTCTTTTTCAGAAATTTTATTTTCACCTTTAATTTGAGAAATTGATTTACCCATAACATTTGATGCAGAGTATGCAGCAAGTGACGAATCACCATGTTCTCCCATAATAAACGCGTTAACTGAAGCTGGTGCTAATCCTAATTTACTTGCAATCAATCTTTTTAATCTTGCTGAGTCTAAGTTAGTTCCTGATCCTAAAACTTTATGTTTATCAAATCCAGTTACTTCTTGATAAACTGAAGTTAAAACATCACAAGGGTTTGAGGCTATTAAAGTAACACCAGTAAATCCAGAACCTTTTATAGCTTGTGCTATACCCTTCATAATTCTTGCATTATCTGCAATTAATTCTAAACGAGTTTCACCAGGTCTTTGAGGTCTACCAGCAGTAATGACAACAAGATCTGCATCTTGACAATCTGAATATTCTCCTGCTTTAATTTTTGATGTTTGGTTTAACATTGGAATGGCATCTTGAATATCTATCGCATTACCTTCTGCTGCTTTGGTGTTTACATCAATTAGCACGTATTCTTCAGCAATTCCTTGATTAACTGCTGAGTAAATGAATGACATACCAACTGCACCTGTTCCCACTAATACTATTTTATTTGAAGTTTTTTTCATTTTTTCTCTCCTTAATATAGATTATAAACTTTCATAAAAATAATGACGTTAAAACTCATTATTTTTTAATATTCATTATTGTGGTACTCTTCAGCAATTCTCATCACCTCTTCAATACCTGTTAGTCCTGTACCAGCAGGTATTAGGTTTCCTAACATAATATTTTCTTTTAGTCCTTCTAGTTTATCTTCTCTTCCTTTGATAATAGCATCAGTTAAAACACGAGCTGTATCTTGGAAAGATGCTGAAGATAATCATGATTCAGATTTTAGTGGCGCTTTTTTAATTCCTAGAATTTGTGGAACAACAATTGGAAGATCATGTCCTTTTCTAATACATTCAGCAGCAATTTCTTTAAATTTCTGTTTAGTGATTATTTCTCCTTGAAGTAAATTAGAATCACCCGATGAAACAACTTTAACTTTGTTTAACATCTGTTTAATAATAATTTCAATGTACTTATCAGAAATTTCAATACCTTGAAGTCTATAAACTTTTTGAACTTCTTTTAATATGTAGTTTTCAACTGCAGTTGGTGAGGCTACTTCTAAAAGTTCATGTAATTTAATAGAACCTTCTGTTAATTTCTTACCAGGTGTAACTGAATCACCCTCTTTTACTCT from the Entomoplasma ellychniae genome contains:
- a CDS encoding nicotinate phosphoribosyltransferase; this translates as MKKISFDKKIKEGFYIADYFKKTQKILSEQKIEQNVTMQFFQRKDNVVLCGIEEVLQLLQFACPNFKELKIWGLKDGDIISNQEPVLKIEGKYIDYGWLEGMIDGILARNSSISTNSASIVLASNGKPILNMMDRADSYQTLATDGYASYVGGIRMFVTEAAVSLIDDENVKKPSGTMPHALIQSFEGDIIKATQAFYDTFPENNLLSLIDYNNDCVNDAVKVANYFKEKLWAVRIDTSANLIDKFLERNKNNYPSDANLNGVNHYLIKEVRNALDKNGHKHVKIIVSSGLTVDKIKEFEENKTPVDIYGVGAMLAKINISFTGDAVLINGKKEAKFGRENIESNRLIRFQ
- the ytpR gene encoding YtpR family tRNA-binding protein, with protein sequence MIQKCGMFYNKQFNTLMVCMKNEKHNQIQTTKNLSILKKDGVIVGFNILDVEIKINKSFITSTDTEIIEFVNKKINLECKLTLNNQFVIGQIDYCESIPQTHLNACKVNIGEGLNLNVVCGASNAREGIFVIVCLPGSWLPDGKLIVNGKLRGYESNGMLCSAAELKLEGFNNNGIVELDSYYQNKVGFDFWRVNDEKN
- a CDS encoding L-lactate dehydrogenase, encoding MKKTSNKIVLVGTGAVGMSFIYSAVNQGIAEEYVLIDVNTKAAEGNAIDIQDAIPMLNQTSKIKAGEYSDCQDADLVVITAGRPQRPGETRLELIADNARIMKGIAQAIKGSGFTGVTLIASNPCDVLTSVYQEVTGFDKHKVLGSGTNLDSARLKRLIASKLGLAPASVNAFIMGEHGDSSLAAYSASNVMGKSISQIKGENKISEKELEDAWYQAAHMAYEIIERKGATFYGIGVSLTQLSSAILRDEKTTYMISAKLEGEYGQSGFYTGVPAVLSSNGWERIIEWKLEESEIAKFNESCNKLQEVYIIAKEAIK
- a CDS encoding DegV family protein; the encoded protein is MKIAILTDSSYDGDISKIKDLYLVPLLIVEDDGTTHLCDENFDKDKFYKMLESQHLKTAQTTPGLMMEMWDKLLKEYDQVIFLPISKGLSGQFNTFRFFSESEENYKDKVFVCDTNAVSIAMQEIVENVAFWIAQKKTGFEIVELVKKRSEQLIGFIIPRNLNTLKRGGRISPAAASLAKMLKIVPILRYNGIIDKEKVARTRKKAINEALDLIKNEIKNIKLINISYSRMSIEELEDLKYLISTKGFEINISSELSPVIAAHTGEGTIALLAYKGEI
- a CDS encoding DegV family protein, with product MKIGILIDSSSVYDPKIFEGTCVEVLPLHINLANDKDFLDNIENFKKYEVLKLLNDDGEAKTSQASPGEVEKKYDEMLKKYDHIIHIPLANNLSSMFQTSLMVANDEKFEGKVTIYFNEKMAAQVVERAVLRLSEKLKSSKIKNLKEVKAFLDDWYENCMTIFIPGDLKRMANSGRAKSMLVSVLSFLKVKVVMRWNSKPTKEGVFRTYSSVAEKISEIYLKEFGSNFKIVFARSELAKNKTIDLIRNEFNNRKIKFEEELMPNIFLVHGGVESLAFLVFRK
- a CDS encoding Fur family transcriptional regulator; translation: MPKFIKEDFRYEAVINELKQNKIKLTDIRIKIIKVLLKNNHLSTQEIIEELQKNNKSINAMSVYNTMDLFLKKHIIFSNTFDGKNIGYELPSLKSIHIKCDSCYSVDHVSEEIEKLWDIKNFEPLVDNKNTKIEHVKIEIHVTCKNCRLNSN
- a CDS encoding acyl carrier protein codes for the protein MNINNEILKEIKKRGVKVALTKNTKFLAMGLDSLDLMDMITVLEEKLNVYVSDDILLSIKTIGDLEIEIEKLLKNA